One stretch of Daphnia pulicaria isolate SC F1-1A chromosome 6, SC_F0-13Bv2, whole genome shotgun sequence DNA includes these proteins:
- the LOC124344153 gene encoding BRCA1-associated RING domain protein 1-like codes for MNNNNMSKINDKFPESRKSFLELGKLLKCEACQMLACNPHVLGGCDHIFCLSCANLHSGKPCPKCGIFSEPGICRPDLKIENLLKAYLPMAKFLGIDVTDTCENDVVNNNESSVKPVAITPSAASRSSKSSKNVMKTENFASPVQIVKKRERAVSLNESLNSTISGTPASKINKRNQKGETLLHVACLKLDIQKVKELLGLGVNTNTQDNAGWTPLHEVVSSGNEALVTLLLENGANPNIPGGHNETPLHDAVASKQTAIVRLLVSYGADVNARNSRGLTPKDMYSKADEDMKAALESSTIVHSTHSYAERTTSQIIQLFVLNPEKKSQPRLNKLARTLSFKLVSTYSSQVTHVALRLDDPSNVIKANPHFYSAVLQGHFIVDFKWIEESEKLERLTDPYLHEIDGTLSRAPSDGAPGRLNIANQLPGLFNNCFFYLNGIFSTPSKADITQWIRHGGGTVLTRSPNPECILPGEKIPYHAAPKGLLAQCSHFILYDLNAKTQPSLKYNMSHVKTLSVDWLVACIENFLLVDPFDF; via the exons ATGAACAATAACAACATGTCCAAAATAAACGACAAGTTTCCTGAAAGTCGGAAATCTTTTTTAGAGCTTGGAAAACTGCTCAAATGTGAAGCATG CCAAATGCTGGCATGCAATCCACATGTTCTGGGAGGATGTGATCACATATTCTGTCTGTCTTGTGCCAATCTTCATTCTGGTAAACCATGTCCAAAATGTGGAATTTTTTCAGAACCTGGCATCTGTAGACCAGATCTCAAAATTGAGAATCTTCTCAAAGCTTACCTACCAATGGCCAAGTTTCTTGGAATTGATGTAACAGATACGTGTGAAAATGATGTTGTCAACAACAATGAATCAAGTGTAAAACCTGTCGCAATAACACCATCAGCTGCAAGCCGATCCTCTAAATCATCtaaaaatgtaatgaaaactgaaaattttGCCAGTCCAGTTCAAATTGTAAAGAAGCGTGAAAGGGCTGTAAGCCTCAATGAGAGCCTCAATAGTACCATCAGTGGAACACCTGCATCGAAGATAAACAAGCGTAATCAAAAAGGGGAAACTTTGCTGCATGTG GCCTGTCTCAAGCTGGACATTCAAAAAGTCAAGGAACTTTTAGGGCTTGGGGTTAATACAAACACACAGGATAATGCTGGGTGGACTCCATTG CATGAAGTAGTGAGTTCTGGGAATGAAGCGCTTGTGACTCTGCTTTTGGAAAATGGTGCAAACCCCAATATTCCTGGTGGGCATAATGAAACTCCTCTTCACGATGCCGTTGCTAGCAAACAAACAGCTATTGTCCGACTTCTTGTGTCGTATGGCGCCGATGTGAATGCTCGGAATAGTCGAGGTCTCACTCCAAA ggACATGTATTCAAAAGCGGACGAAGACATGAAAGCTGCTCTCGAGTCTTCCACGATTGTTCATTCAACACACAGCTATGCCGAAAGGACAACTTCACAGATAATACAGCTTTTTGTACTCAACCCGGAAAAAAAGTCTCAGCCAAGACTCAATAAACTTGCTCGCACACTCAGTTTCAAGTTGGTTTCAACTTACTCGAGTCAAGTGACTCATGTCGCTCTGCGCTTGGATGATCCTAGCAACGTCATCAAGGCTAACCCGCATTTCTATTCTGCAGTTCTCCAGGGACACTTCATCGTcgattttaaat GGATAGAGGAAAGCGAGAAGCTGGAACGCTTAACAGATCCATATCTACACGAAATTGACGGGACTTTGAGTCGTGCACCATCAGACGGAGCCCCAGGCCGGTTGAATATCGCCAATCAGCTCCCAGGCTTATTCAACAATTGTTTCTTCTATCTCAACGGCATTTTCTCTACGCCTAGTAAAGCCGACATTActcaatggataaggcacgGTGGAGGTACAGTGTTAACACGCAGTCCAAATCCAGAATGTATCCTTCCGGGTGAGAAGATACCTTATCACGCTGCACCAAAAGGTCTTTTGGCTCAATGCTCTCATTTCATTCTGTATGATTTAAACGCCAAAACGCAGCCTTCTCTCAAGTACAACATGTCACACGTTAAGACACTATCTGTGGATTGGCTTGTCGCCTGTATAGAGAATTTTCTCCTGGTTGATCCTTTCGATTTCTGA
- the LOC124344180 gene encoding dnaJ homolog subfamily B member 6-like isoform X3, with the protein MGPVRKTDGASGSNGMETTKPYVRQKPQQDERSRKRLRVERDSDDDVQILEDDEIGLPSGRTSQKFAGRESTTHKEPETSGKSGRSSKNNTESKGKGLKNESQPAAEEAGPSTTMVDYYKILEIQRSASTTDIKKSYRRLALKWHPDKNPDNQEEATSRFRELSEAYEVLIDEKKRKIYDQYGKEGLLNSGRPSSGHHSHRSRGDHGAGFGGFDSFGFGSPFDFGFGFPGFAFRDPEEVFKEFFRGDPMADLMDDFFGNDPFFGAGSRNRNNNNNRGQRASVSGGLSRQPNNSLASPFFSPMGFGMGGLGGPMGISNFFSMHDTMGSGVGGSEFFSTTTFGVGAGGQPVPAVKRTSTSTRVSNGKKIVTKK; encoded by the exons ATGGGTCCAGTACGGAAAACTGATGGCGCCAGCGGTAGCAACGGTATGGAAACAACTAAGCCATACGTCAGACAGAAACCGCAGCAGGATGAACGGTCTCGAAAGCGATTGCGCGTTGAGAGAGATTCTGACGACGATGTGCAAATTTTAGAAGACGACGAAATAGGCCTCCCTTCTGGTAGAACTAGCCAGAAATTTGCTGGCAGAGAATCCACTACTCATAAAGAGCCAGAAACAAGTGGGAAAAGTGGCCGTTCTTCTAAGAATAACACTGAAAGCAAAGGAAAAG GTCTGAAAAACGAAAGCCAACCAGCAGCCGAGGAGGCTGGTCCATCCACCACAATGGTAGATTACTACAAGATCCTTGAAATACAGCGCAGTGCATCAACAACTGATATCAAGAAATC GTATCGAAGACTCGCCCTGAAATGGCATCCTGACAAGAATCCTGATAACCAAGAAGAAGCCACGAGTCGTTTCCGTGAGCTATCTGAAGCATACGAGGTGTTAATTGacgaaaagaaacgaaagataTATGATCAATATGGCAAAGAAGGGCTCCTCAATTCTGGTCGACCTTCAAGCGGTCATCACAGTCACAGATCACGTGGCGATCATGGCGCTGGATTTGGAGGTTTTGATTCCTTCGGGTTCGGTTCACCTTTCGATTTTGGTTTTGGCTTCCCCGGATTCGCTTTTAGGGATCCAGAAGAAGTTTTCAAAGAATTCTTTAGAGGTGACCCAATGGCTGATCTCATGGATGATTTCTTTGGCAATGATCCTTTCTTTGGAG CAGGTtcaagaaatagaaacaacaacaacaatcgagGTCAAAGGGCATCCGTTAGTGGTGGATTGTCTCGTCAGCCCAACAATTCTCTCGCCAGCCCGTTTTTCTCACCAATGGGTTTCGGAATGGGCGGTCTCGGTGGTCCAATGGGCATAAGCAACTTTTTCAGTATGCACGATACTATGGGCAGTGGCGTGGGAGGATCGGAATTCTTCTCAACTACCACCTTTGGCGTTGGTGCTGGCGGTCAGCCCGTCCCTGCCGTCAAACGGACCTCTACTTCCACACGGGTTAGCAACGGGAAAAAAATCGTCACAAAAAAGtga
- the LOC124344180 gene encoding dnaJ homolog subfamily B member 6-like isoform X1, which produces MGPVRKTDGASGSNGMETTKPYVRQKPQQDERSRKRLRVERDSDDDVQILEDDEIGLPSGRTSQKFAGRESTTHKEPETSGKSGRSSKNNTESKGKGLKNESQPAAEEAGPSTTMVDYYKILEIQRSASTTDIKKSYRRLALKWHPDKNPDNQEEATSRFRELSEAYEVLIDEKKRKIYDQYGKEGLLNSGRPSSGHHSHRSRGDHGAGFGGFDSFGFGSPFDFGFGFPGFAFRDPEEVFKEFFRGDPMADLMDDFFGNDPFFGAGSRNRNNNNNRGQRASVSGGLSRQPNNSLASPFFSPMGFGMGGLGGPMGISNFFSMHDTMGSGVGGSEFFSTTTFGVGAGGQPVPAVKRTSTSTRVSNGKKIVTKKVVENGVETVTISENGVLKSKTINGVAQAIAY; this is translated from the exons ATGGGTCCAGTACGGAAAACTGATGGCGCCAGCGGTAGCAACGGTATGGAAACAACTAAGCCATACGTCAGACAGAAACCGCAGCAGGATGAACGGTCTCGAAAGCGATTGCGCGTTGAGAGAGATTCTGACGACGATGTGCAAATTTTAGAAGACGACGAAATAGGCCTCCCTTCTGGTAGAACTAGCCAGAAATTTGCTGGCAGAGAATCCACTACTCATAAAGAGCCAGAAACAAGTGGGAAAAGTGGCCGTTCTTCTAAGAATAACACTGAAAGCAAAGGAAAAG GTCTGAAAAACGAAAGCCAACCAGCAGCCGAGGAGGCTGGTCCATCCACCACAATGGTAGATTACTACAAGATCCTTGAAATACAGCGCAGTGCATCAACAACTGATATCAAGAAATC GTATCGAAGACTCGCCCTGAAATGGCATCCTGACAAGAATCCTGATAACCAAGAAGAAGCCACGAGTCGTTTCCGTGAGCTATCTGAAGCATACGAGGTGTTAATTGacgaaaagaaacgaaagataTATGATCAATATGGCAAAGAAGGGCTCCTCAATTCTGGTCGACCTTCAAGCGGTCATCACAGTCACAGATCACGTGGCGATCATGGCGCTGGATTTGGAGGTTTTGATTCCTTCGGGTTCGGTTCACCTTTCGATTTTGGTTTTGGCTTCCCCGGATTCGCTTTTAGGGATCCAGAAGAAGTTTTCAAAGAATTCTTTAGAGGTGACCCAATGGCTGATCTCATGGATGATTTCTTTGGCAATGATCCTTTCTTTGGAG CAGGTtcaagaaatagaaacaacaacaacaatcgagGTCAAAGGGCATCCGTTAGTGGTGGATTGTCTCGTCAGCCCAACAATTCTCTCGCCAGCCCGTTTTTCTCACCAATGGGTTTCGGAATGGGCGGTCTCGGTGGTCCAATGGGCATAAGCAACTTTTTCAGTATGCACGATACTATGGGCAGTGGCGTGGGAGGATCGGAATTCTTCTCAACTACCACCTTTGGCGTTGGTGCTGGCGGTCAGCCCGTCCCTGCCGTCAAACGGACCTCTACTTCCACACGGGTTAGCAACGGGAAAAAAATCGTCACAAAAAA AGTCGTAGAAAATGGAGTGGAAACAGTCACGATCAGTGAAAATGGCGTACTTAAATCGAAGACTATTAACGGTGTCGCTCAGGCTATCGCATATTAA
- the LOC124344111 gene encoding ER membrane protein complex subunit 1-like, producing the protein MKTYFSSLFIVFILIQAINGLYEDQIGKFDWRQQYIGKVSHAIFDSTGKKIVVGTEENVLALLHAGTGKIEWRHLLGNGPKSKISSLFVLNNGKVASISSSPTTVRVFDMSSGILQWEATVAKESQPIVSKWAASTRDIVLVEINPSKSGYELLLTEYSSNSGTENVSPTIELPWFTPGTDCQLVFPHLVCLHPHDDAVNVVDVTNSDSHQRIQFSDLGVAVGAGQSAVFSSVSRNLVSLRTTDTLSVYKVTDEGLQRIGAEWPSETVLVSVPSVKDAEAQQRYMSGLVKQEKDYLIRIYDLEADRMLEDVSGTVKLPEEVGEANLLSTFLMRKANGDLSYRYAIGTTDDSFHYGSKKEVYWSREESLTSIIQVEIVDLPVSSIEASIEEEFGSDQVLGGIFGHTIRRLSSQFRQLLIIAQQLMAGQINFVRRDAVGSNNRALERDRFGLHKLILIVTRPGKLFAMDTLSGRIVWQRLLKNVNTDKLRLYVQRTSIHYPLEPQCIILAKSSTSKQGILFVFHPITGEPGNFGSEGYVNLGFNVQQALLLPQNEETEYIKPLLLLDESAVPHVFPPTESALSHVVKMSDNLFVFVADTKSCVLRGYSLAKSTTDHLSSAPVWQLQLCSSNDVVEEEIVSIVSRHPEEKVFSQGRVLADRSVLYKYLNPNMVVVATAGTNHPHHRGYFNLYLIDVVSGAVVFSTSHRRVQSPYHVVYAENWIVYSYYNEKYRRTELSSLELFEGQTQSNSTAFSSFSAPQPLVDRQAYIYPAHITAMKDTFSEQGMTAKHILLGLSNGWIQEMPRVFLDPRRPVVAAATPEMREEGIMPYLPELPIPAEAIVNYNQTVFNIKKIHVTPSSLESTAMVFACGLDIFFTHVTPSRTFDVLNDDFEYGFIALVLTGLTLASFITKRLASKKSLRQAWK; encoded by the exons ATGAAAACCTATTTCTCGTCATTATTTATAGTATTTATTCTTATACAAGCAATCAACGGTCTGTATGAAGACCAGATTGGGAAATTTGATTG GCGCCAGCAGTATATAGGAAAAGTCAGCCATGCAATTTTTGATTCAACAGGAAAGAAAATAGTTGTAGGAACAGAAGAAAATGTGCTCGCTCTCCTTCATGCTGGGACAg GAAAAATTGAATGGCGCCATCTACTTGGGAATGGACCAAAGAGCAaaatctcttctctttttgtatTAAATAACGGAAAAGTAGCATCCATCAGCAGTTCTCCAACTACTGTGAGAGTGTTTGATATGTCCTCGGGAATCCTTCAGTGGGAAGCAACTGTCGCCAAGGAGAGCCAACCTATTGTCAGCAAATGGGCTGCTTCAACACGTGATATAGTATTGGTTGAAATCAACCCTTCCAAGTCTGGCTATGAGCTGCTCTTAACTGAGTATAGCTCCAACAGTGGAACAGAGAATGTTTCACCGACCATTGAGTTGCCGTGGTTCACTCCCGGAACTGATTGCCAGCTGGTGTTTCCTCACTTGGTGTGCCTACATCCTCACGACGACGCCGTCAACGTCGTAGATGTGACGAACTCCGATTCTCATCAACGGATTCAGTTTTCAGACCTTGGCGTTGCTGTAGGTGCTGGCCAATCGGCCGTTTTCAGCAGCGTCAGCAGGAATCTCGTGTCTTTGAGGACGACAGACACACTTTCCGTATACAAAGTAACTGACGAGGGACTCCAAAGAATCGGCGCTGAATGGCCCAGTGAAACAGTACTGGTGAGCGTCCCATCAGTTAAAGACGCTGAAGCTCAACAGAGATACATGTCCGGCTTggtgaaacaagaaaaagattatTTAATCAGAATTTACGATTTGGAAGCCGACCGTATGCTTGAAGATGTCAGTGGGACGGTAAAGCTACCGGAAGAGGTGGGCGAAGCTAATCTGCTTTCCACTTTTCTAATGAGAAAAGCCAACGGAGATCTCAGTTATCGTTACGCCATTGGTACCACCGATGATTCCTTTCATTACG GTAGCAAGAAAGAAGTTTATTGGAGTCGCGAAGAATCTTTGACTTCCATCATTCAAGTGGAAATAGTCGATCTTCCTGTTTCGTCCATTGAAGCGTCCATCGAAGAAGAATTCGGTTCAGATCAGGTATTGGGCGGCATCTTTGGACACACCATCAGACGGCTGAGTTCCCAGTTTAGGCAGCTCTTGATAATTGCCCAACAGCTCATGGCCGGACAGATCAATTTTGTTCGTCGTGATGCTGTCGGAAGTAACAACAGAGCACTTGAACGTGATCGCTTTGGCTTGCATAAATTGATCCTCATCGTCACTCGTCCGGGTAAATTGTTCGCCATGGACACATTGTCTGGCCGGATCGTTTGGCAGCGATTGCTGAAGAATGTCAACACTGACAAACTTCGCCTGTACGTCCAGCGCACCAGCATTCACTACCCACTGGAGCCTCAGTGTATCATTTTGGCCAAGAGTTCCACTTCCAAACAAGGCATTTTGTTCGTCTTTCATCCAATAACTGGTGAACCAGGAAACTTTGGTAGCGAAGGCTACGTCAACCTGGGCTTCAATGTGCAGCAGGCTCTACTTTTACCTCAGAATGAAGAAACCGAGTACATTAAACCGTTGTTGCTTCTCGATGAATCTGCTGTTCCACACGTGTTTCCACCGACCGAATCAGCGCTAAGCCACGTAGTAAAAATGTCCGACAACTTGTTCGTGTTTGTAGCCGACACAAAGAGCTGCGTGCTACGTGGTTACTCGCTTGCCAAAAGCACGACTGACCATCTCTCTTCTGCCCCTGTTTGGCAGTTACAACTTTGCTCATCGAATGACGTGGTGGAGGAAGAAATCGTTTCCATCGTCTCTCGTCACCCAGAAGAGAAG GTATTTTCGCAAGGCCGCGTATTGGCCGATCGAAGCGTTCTCTACAAATACCTAAACCCTAacatggtggtggtggcgactGCCGGAACGAATCACCCGCACCATCGTGGTTATTTCAATCTTTATTTGATTGACGTAGTCTCTGGAGCTGTGGTCTTTTCCACTTCTCATCGCCGCGTTCAGTCGCCTTACCATGTAGTCTACGCCGAGAATTGGATCGTCTACTCTTATTACAACGAAAAATACCGCAGGACCGAGTTGAGTTCGCTCGAGCTGTTCGAAGGACAAACGCAAAGCAACAGCAcagcgttttcttctttttcggcgCCTCAACCTCTGGTGGACAGACAGGCGTACATCTACCCGGCCCACATCACGGCAATGAAAGATACTTTCTCCGAACAGGGAATGACGGCCAAACATATTTTGC TTGGACTTTCAAATGGCTGGATACAAGAAATGCCACGCGTTTTCTTGGACCCTCGCCGACCAGTTGTGGCTGCCGCTACACCTGAAATGCGCGAAGAAG GTATCATGCCTTATTTGCCCGAACTGCCTATCCCGGCTGAAGCCATCGTCAATTACAATCAGACAGTTTTCAACATAAAGAAAATTCACGTTACCCCGTCTTCACTAGAATCTACTGCAATGGTCTTTGCCTGCGGCTTGg ACATTTTCTTCACTCACGTGACGCCCTCGCGAACCTTTGACGTTCTCAATGATGACTTTGAATATGGTTTTATCGCATTGGTTTTGACCGGATTGACGCTGGCTTCTTTCATCACCAAACGGTTGGCGTCCAAAAAATCACTTCGACAAGCCTGgaagtaa
- the LOC124344180 gene encoding dnaJ homolog subfamily B member 6-like isoform X2 encodes MGPVRKTDGASGSNGMETTKPYVRQKPQQDERSRKRLRVERDSDDDVQILEDDEIGLPSGRTSQKFAGRESTTHKEPETSGKSGRSSKNNTESKGKGLKNESQPAAEEAGPSTTMVDYYKILEIQRSASTTDIKKSYRRLALKWHPDKNPDNQEEATSRFRELSEAYEVLIDEKKRKIYDQYGKEGLLNSGRPSSGHHSHRSRGDHGAGFGGFDSFGFGSPFDFGFGFPGFAFRDPEEVFKEFFRGDPMADLMDDFFGNDPFFGGSRNRNNNNNRGQRASVSGGLSRQPNNSLASPFFSPMGFGMGGLGGPMGISNFFSMHDTMGSGVGGSEFFSTTTFGVGAGGQPVPAVKRTSTSTRVSNGKKIVTKKVVENGVETVTISENGVLKSKTINGVAQAIAY; translated from the exons ATGGGTCCAGTACGGAAAACTGATGGCGCCAGCGGTAGCAACGGTATGGAAACAACTAAGCCATACGTCAGACAGAAACCGCAGCAGGATGAACGGTCTCGAAAGCGATTGCGCGTTGAGAGAGATTCTGACGACGATGTGCAAATTTTAGAAGACGACGAAATAGGCCTCCCTTCTGGTAGAACTAGCCAGAAATTTGCTGGCAGAGAATCCACTACTCATAAAGAGCCAGAAACAAGTGGGAAAAGTGGCCGTTCTTCTAAGAATAACACTGAAAGCAAAGGAAAAG GTCTGAAAAACGAAAGCCAACCAGCAGCCGAGGAGGCTGGTCCATCCACCACAATGGTAGATTACTACAAGATCCTTGAAATACAGCGCAGTGCATCAACAACTGATATCAAGAAATC GTATCGAAGACTCGCCCTGAAATGGCATCCTGACAAGAATCCTGATAACCAAGAAGAAGCCACGAGTCGTTTCCGTGAGCTATCTGAAGCATACGAGGTGTTAATTGacgaaaagaaacgaaagataTATGATCAATATGGCAAAGAAGGGCTCCTCAATTCTGGTCGACCTTCAAGCGGTCATCACAGTCACAGATCACGTGGCGATCATGGCGCTGGATTTGGAGGTTTTGATTCCTTCGGGTTCGGTTCACCTTTCGATTTTGGTTTTGGCTTCCCCGGATTCGCTTTTAGGGATCCAGAAGAAGTTTTCAAAGAATTCTTTAGAGGTGACCCAATGGCTGATCTCATGGATGATTTCTTTGGCAATGATCCTTTCTTTGGAG GTtcaagaaatagaaacaacaacaacaatcgagGTCAAAGGGCATCCGTTAGTGGTGGATTGTCTCGTCAGCCCAACAATTCTCTCGCCAGCCCGTTTTTCTCACCAATGGGTTTCGGAATGGGCGGTCTCGGTGGTCCAATGGGCATAAGCAACTTTTTCAGTATGCACGATACTATGGGCAGTGGCGTGGGAGGATCGGAATTCTTCTCAACTACCACCTTTGGCGTTGGTGCTGGCGGTCAGCCCGTCCCTGCCGTCAAACGGACCTCTACTTCCACACGGGTTAGCAACGGGAAAAAAATCGTCACAAAAAA AGTCGTAGAAAATGGAGTGGAAACAGTCACGATCAGTGAAAATGGCGTACTTAAATCGAAGACTATTAACGGTGTCGCTCAGGCTATCGCATATTAA
- the LOC124344187 gene encoding solute carrier family 35 member F6-like: MAWTSYQLSLAVLMVVTGSINTLSTKWADKLESENSVGDVQPFNHPFLQACTMFIGESLCLLVFTISHFAKKRKQSQANELAAVVDNPVCSFNPLIFFPPAMLDMLATSTMYVGLNLTYASSFQMLRGAVIIFTGLLSTAFLGRLLKAREWLGMLTVIMGLSVVGASDFIFGSGSSNNSINSIITGDLLIVMAQIVTASQMVWEEKFVTKHNVPALQAVGWEGIFGFVTLSLLLIPMYFLRVGPPFSSNPRMVLEDALDGFIQMRNNPMIILAMSGTVISIAFFNFAGVSVTKELSATTRMVLDSVRTLVIWSVSLSLQWQQFYWPQIIGFALLVMGMGLYNNIINASICKCRRGSDSEPLLGVNEDQSINEEEGRPSVIH, translated from the exons ATGGCTTGGACAAGTTATCAACTTTCACTGGCTGTTTTGATGGTTGTTACTGGTTCCATCAACACCCTCTCCACAAA ATGGGCTGATAAACTTGAATCAGAAAACAGTGTTGGGGATGTACAGCCGTTCAACCATCCTTTCTTGCAGGCATGTACTATGTTCATTGGAGAATCCCTATGTCTCCTGGTGTTTACCATTTCGCATTTTGCCAAAAAGAGGAAACAG TCTCAAGCAAATGAactggctgctgttgttgacaACCCTGTCTGCAGTTTTAATCCACTCATTTTCTTCCCACCTGCTATGCTTGACATGTTGGCAACATCGACTATGTATGTTGGACTCAATCTGACATATGCTTCCTCATTCCAAATGCTGAGAG GTGCTGTCATTATTTTCACTGGACTTTTGTCCACAGCTTTCCTAGGGAGGCTTTTAAAAGCGCGTGAATGGCTTGGAATGTTAACCGTCATCATGGGTCTGAGTGTGGTGGGCGCTTCCGATTTCATCTTTGGCTCTGGTAGCAGCAACAACTCAATCAACAGCATTATCACTGGTGATCTGCTGATTGTTATGGCGCAAATCGTTACAGCCAGCCAAATGGTATGGGAAGAGAAATTTGTTACCAAACACAATGTGCCAGCGTTGCAGGCTGTCGGCTGGGAGGGTATTTTTGGCTTTGTAACCCTGTCCCTCTTGCTTATTCCCATGTATTTCCTTCGTGTGGGACCTCCATTTAGCTCTAATCCTCGTATGGTCCTTGAAGATGCTTTGGATGGTTTCATCCAAATGCGTAATAACCCAATGATTATTCTCGCCATGTCAG GTACCGTGATAAGTatcgcattttttaatttcgctGGTGTCAGCGTCACAAAGGAATTGTCAGCAACCACTCGTATGGTTCTGGATTCGGTACGAACGCTTGTTATTTGGAGCGTGAGTCTATCTCTTCAATGGCAACAATTTTATTGGCCTCAG ATTATTGGATTTGCTTTGCTTGTGATGGGCATGGGCTTGTACAACAACATTATCAACGCTTCGATTTGCAAGTGCCGTCGCGGATCGGACTCGGAGCCACTTTTGGGGGTTAATGAAGACCAATCCATCAATGAGGAAGAAGGAAGACCTAGTGTTATCCACTAG